TGTATATGTGTAGATCctcggtgttgccattcatatctgtgCCAATGGTCAATGCTTTTTAGTTCTTTGACAATCACTACATCAtgaaagatttgaaatcttaagtgtAAGTATAAAGCTGTAATGTGGGGATTACTAACTAAATTTTCAGTAAATTGTCTTCTAGTGTTGGGAATAGCAAGTGACTTTGTTTTTTGTAATAACCTATGCAAGTCTGGCCATTTTGTATCAACTGAACTTAAGGTGAAGAATAGTTTAGGTGCACCTAACTGTTCTATCATTGATGTAAGGTCACGTCGGGAGTTGCTCCAAAATGCTCGTGTACCATGCAATGAGGCTGCATATCGcatgatatgatttggtaattcaCTTGACGGTGTCTTTTGTAAGTGTTCCTTTAGACCATGAAGATTGTGTGGAAGACTATCTTGTAGATTAGTCTTAATGAAGACAGCAGTTGATTGTTGGGATCGATGTCTCATCATAAGAgtgtagatataatatctaaagtGAACATGTTGCCCAAATCTTTGATCAGATTATTTGATCaggtgcaaagcatattcatgtaaatgtaattgccttgttctttgttgtagtggtaaagcTATTCCAGAAGGGAATAGTGttgggaatgccatggaaaggaggccctcggtattgtactcattgataggtgaTGAGCTAATTTGTGGCCAAGGAACAACATTGTTGTTGCTATTATCTAGATGGAGGATGTTTTTTATTGCATCAAGTTCTAGTATTGATGATGGTAGTTGTGGGATAAATGAGGAACTATTCTCCCTGATTTGTTCTTCACTGTTAATATTCTCCAGACTGGAAGTATCTTGAACAACATCTTCTTCCAAGGAATGGACTAAATGCAGTAGCTCTGTAATGTCAGTAGTTTGCTCTGGCAATAGATGCACTACATCTGGATTAATGACTACATCcttgtagtattgatcatgtttCATTTTGTAGGCCAATGCATTCAGGACGTGAAATCTATTCACGTAACAGTCATAAGTTAATCCTTGCAAATTGGTTCTACGGACAATTAGAATTTATAATTGCTTAATATGGCAAGGTAATGTTATTGCAAATTCAGAAATATCTTATGGGAAGTTTATTGTATGGCCAGAATATTTGTATTTCCCTCCCCTGGCATGTGTTAGTTGTAAAACAGGAGcaattcttgatatgagcatttcttctacttgagagagacactttaaaatagaaggttgctcacctgggtccatattTTTTGATAATGAGAAGCGGTGCATGCCTTTTTCACCATAACATCTCATGCACATAAGTACATGATTGACttttttaatagtcatgcccaCATACATTTCTTTGCAAATAGAACATGGGCCtgtgacctccaacatatcaatTTTTTTGCGAAAATTAGACAACATATTTTGAAATGAAGCAGTCTTGACAGCAAGTTCAGGAGCAGTAGAAGATGTTTGATTGAGATTAATTTGCTCAAGATCATTCTTTTCTGTTTCTAATAACTTTCTTGATTTATCGCAAGGTCTTTGTAGTGCATGACGTCTCAGTTGTCATTTCTTGGAGATATCGGCTCTGTTCTTTGCATAGTAATTTTTATTGGTCTAGCTTCTCTTAAATTTGATTGCATCAATTTCTTGAGGGCAAGGCtggatagatatctaatattttaAAGAGAGCACAAGGATGTGAGAATTTTCGTGATTGAAGGTAGTTAACTTTGAACAATGTATCAAGAATGTATGAGAATTGAAAATTGTTGCATCTATGGTAATGTGATTTTAGAGGATTTGTTCTGTATGTAAAGTAGttttgttgtgtttatttctatGTCTAGTGATCTATTGTGTTGTTTTGTTGCTCTCGTTCAGTCAACTTATATGTACACATATTTATATACTTGTAAATGACTTTACTTGAAATGTATGGGTTCTGGAAAGTCATAAATTGCCTTTGTAGTGTTGTTCTGCATACACTTGTTGCTGTTAGCAACTTGGTTTTTCAAAAGTACCACTGTAATATAGGTATGCATAGATATAGTTATTTctgatacatatacatgtatgtatatatgtacatatgtatatatatcaaaaaaactaagactatatatatatatatatatatatatatatatatatatatatatatatatatatatatatgttgttcttagttgtttgttgtttttgaaagCATCATTCTAATAAAGGTATGCACAAATATAATAATTTCTGATATATACAGATGTATGTATACTTATAcccatgtatatatacatatcatttAAAAATTGAAAGTTTTGTAAttgaacatatgcacatatataactacataTGTGTATTTCAAAAAAGACTATAACTATGAATACTTATATatagttatgtatatatatatatgtatagttgTATATCTGCAGAATTAAGTATGAATAATTTTGGTGTTGTATAGTTATATAAATAGATATTAGACGAGGAAAAAAAtgatatacatgcatatatgtataaattttctAGAATCAACATAGAGTTTAGCACATTTAAAAGTAATGAGTATGAGTGGAAATAACTTATGTTAGGAGGAAAAACTTTCAAAGAGATAAGAGGTAGATGTAAGAAatgtacatatagatatttatagaaACAGCCTTGTGTTCATAAAACGTAATTGTTTGTTTATGTAAAACTATTAAATATGTAAGTTACCTAATAGTATAATTGTATTGTAAACTGAAAGTTTAATAATCAGAAAAGATGCATTATAATTCTAAGCCTGTGTACTTAGTCGGCCAGTTTCTACAAGTAGTGCATGACACTCAGCTTTGAAGTCAACATGAGCAACTTTATTGACTGTCACCTTCATCTTTGTTTCTGAATTATATGCCTCATTGGAAACCAGCAGTGTGAATGAATAGTGACATGACAGTAGTCTCTTAATCACTGAGGAAGTTGTCTTTGTTGTTGTCACATCATTTTGTAGTGCACAAAGCTGTTTTgcagttttgtgtagcaagtgaatgCTACCCTCATCAAATGCAGTGGCCCATAGAGTACTCGTGGCATCTTGTAACTTTAGTGGCAAGAGATAACTATAATTACAGTCTTGCATAGTCATTTGACATCTAGAGCAGAACCAAGAATCATCAACTTGCTGTGTACATTTTTTCTTGCAAGGCCTTCCATTGACTATTAGTGGACAGGCTGCGTAATAGAAATTTTGGTCAGTTACGTTTACAAAGCGCAAAATGGCTAGCAAAGTTGTCTGGATTGTTTCTAGTTTGATGCTCATCTGCTCACAGATTGAAGAAATAGTCATTCTACTATATTTAccatctatgtggatagtttcTGCAACAAAGAGTACAACAAGCAAAGGGTCCTTTCCTCTTAACGTTAGAAGCTCTGCTTCTGGaaatgttgggttgatatgtaaTGTGGTTGCAGTTGTTATGTTTATAAGCTTCCCATTGAAATAGCCAACACGATAATTACGTAAAGCAAGGATAATCACACTATCATTGCTCAACATATTTTTCAATTCCAGGCCTTTTTGTTCTTCCATTGGACCCCATgagttgatgtcaattgttgaatTAGATAGATCACTAATTTTCACAACATGTTTGTGTGTTTGACTGCCATCTTTCCTTTGTattggaatgatatctccaacatATAGAACAAGGCCAATATTTCAACCAACGTGTTATTTGTTAGATGAAATAATTCATTAATGGGCGTGAAAGGAGGACCTTGTTGATCTGCTTGTTCTTCATTGGTGCAGTGTTTCAGTATGGATGCATCAGACAAGGTTATTTCTAAATGACTGTTTAGTTTATTGTACCTTGCATTTGCCTCCTTAATAGATCCCTTTGATATAAGATAATGTGAACCTATGTCCACACGGTTAGAGTGTAACTTAGCTATCTCATCAATACATGTAATTCTAATTTCAGAACCTTCACAAtcaacaatgtcaaagctaaacacATGGCCATTTTTTGTGGCCATGCTATATGCCTTAATAGGTCGTTTATGAGTAACTCTCCCTTTGATCATCCATTTATTTTGGTATGCATTCAAAGTCTTGATAGGGCTTATATTTTCAGAAGTTGTTGTTTGTGGGGATGGCAATTCAGTGGGAAATTGAAGAGATCATTTAGATATTGATGGTTTGTCCTCAGACATCATTTCTGGTTCTTGTTCTTTGAACAGGTATCCTGGTTTACCAAAGAACAGACAATGAATTTGTTTCACTTCCAGACTAGGTATTACAATAGTCCTGTGAAAATAAAAGACTTCTTTTTAAATTACTGTTGATtatacataaacaaaattaaaaaaagatgaaaCATATTGTATTAATAACCATAGTtgatttcctaccttgtgttccatatgtatTGGCATGTATAACTTGATAACTGGACTATTGTGCCTATTCTTAGAATGTCTGAATCTATCAGAGTAGCATATTTAGAACGCAGGATTGCCAactgcatgtatgtgccatcagaTAACAATAATTTATGTCTATCAGTATCATCTATATTGTTCTGCATTTTCTGAAATAACAAAACTTGTAGCAATGCTGAAGGAAGGTCATCCccagcattgatagattgaattgcaaaaggGGTAGGGGCATACTCTtgggtttttgcctacaaaatataatatgaatatagaggatttaatttGAATGGCAAGCAGCTTATATATTTTGTTACTTGTTAATGTAAAGCTTGTATTAGTAAACTATGTAATCAAGCTATGTTATCTATACAGTATACATTTCCTTTTGCACTATTCTATGAAAAAATGATGCATGTAGTAATGAAAAGGATGGTATGAAAAAGAGAGATGAATTGTCACAAAAAAGAGCATAAAAGTTTTGTTCTCGTTGTGACTATTTTACTGGGCTTCTGTGTGAGTTTGAGATTTGACGGTGGTGtgtcagtttcaagccatgaatGGTTAGCATTTGCAAGGTAaattctatttatatatatattctgtCTTGTTTTGTTTTGATGGTGCTCTATCAGTTTCAAGGCGTGAATGGTTAGCATTTGCAAGTTAAATTCTGGTTATATGtatgttgtttaactatttgtgggcGTGGGTACTTCCAGTTTAGTTGTTGTAGGCAATATTTCCCTCTGCAAATTTTCAGATGAGGTTGTATATAGTCATGGAGTTAGGTTTTGTTCCGGTTTCGACTGTTTTATTGGGTTTATTTGTGAGCTTCATGGCATGAATGGTTTCAATTTGCAACATAAgctttggttttatttaaattcttttttgttttgtaatgcattttttttattgtCCGCTTATTTTCTCCTTCTGTGTCCTTGTAGGGTTGTCAGTTCATTTAACTATTTGTGCACGTATACTGTGTTTTTTTTTTCGTGTTGCACTTGCAGGGTTCTAAGTTTCTTATGGACGTTTGAAACAATAAAATGGAGtgtcttttgttgttgttgtaagtatttcaCTGTGTAAATTTTCTTGTAACATTCGATTTAGTTGTCAAGTTAGGCTTTCGTTTGGCTGTGAGTGTTTACTTGATGGGGTTTGTAAGCTTCTCACTGCAACGTAACTATTTTCTTGTTGTTGTAAGTATTTTAGTCTGCAAGGTTACTATTTACTAATGTTCATGTTGTAGTGGTGTTAATTTACAAGGGTATATATGTGATTACTGTTGtgtgcacatgaaggcttttatTCACTAagataaattgatatatatatgtacatcatgtgtatatatatggacatgtatatatataattacatttgtatatacatacatacatgcatatatatatatatatatatatatatatatatatatatatatatatatatatatatatatatatatatatatatatatatatatatatatatatataagtgttggCACTGTAAAAATTCCTTGATGCTTGCAGGCttgctactttgtttatgttatataACTATTTGTGTGCGTGACTACTTTCAGACTACAAGATCGAGTaccctatgtatatatacatacggacatgtctatatgtacatacatacatatatgtgtgtagatgtatgtatttatatacatgtatccataactatacatacatgtatatatatgtgtacatatgtgtatgtacatatacatatatcagcacTACAAAGCATTCTAAcaaaaagaattatatatatagtctgtttatgttatttaactgtttgtggacaTGACTGCTTTGAGACTACGACACAGACATGCATATATCAGCACTACAAAGTATTCTAAGGAAAACAATTATAGaaatactttgtttatgttatttaactgtttgtggagGTGACTACTTTGAGACAAGAACGCAGACTTGTATCAATAAATCCTATAGACTTTAGAACATAGTTATTAAAATGGAGATTTAATAAaacccaacacacacacacacacacacacacacacacacacacacacacacacacacacacacacacatatatgcgtACATGTGTACATTTATAaacatgtatacatgcatatacagacatgtatatatatatgtacatatacatatatctacactACAATGTATTCTAAGAAAAActattatatatatgtacatcatgtgtatatatatgtacatgtatatatacatgtacatgtatatatgggtgaactcacaataatggttcccacttttttgccacttttgacactgagatgaacaattttaaaataatcttcaacttccgacaactataacttttaaactattaaaaatttgaagatgatgtaaattagtgatttgtagaattttgtatgtagattctgtatatatttttttcaaatttttttgaatgatttttttttaatttttccatctccctcgaaaactagttttttacaacaaactacattttttaagagtgatgtatcTCCCGAAactcataactttttttctataaatgataaaaactcaattctttcaaattttggtttgtaacatcaatatccagggcttgtagttggtttgatagtgatatgttcaatatttttcattttattaagttttgaagtccgactagtcataattcagacataggtttacgtttgaacacataacttattctatatatatcaaaattcaatttttttttttttgttagaaagaagacataaaTACCCAGGGCttatatatttttcagatttttttaaaattagtttcctatttttcccaatgcgttgaacagagaagttcatgttcgatgaaaaacctatatttggtaaaattaaaacaacgtgttcataataaactcaatatgtaataaaattatattcattggaaagcttgcttcgaggactataatactacattttgggttgtcaagaccattccatttgagccttcaactagaggtttcaaggccaaaaatctgcaaagaAATGTAGAAATTTTCAGAGAAGttttaaaaaaggggttcgaacgaaggggggttcgagcgaaccccctatttttaggggggttcaaatgaaggggggttcgatcgaacccccgcgctataattgaaaaatgacataaaagggcattaaaggtgcttcgctcgaaagatggggttcgagcgaagtggggtcttcgctcgaaccctaaatggtattccgttcgaacacccccacttcgctcgaacccctcgtaaattttttttttcactttcgccaatttccttcattggcaaaagtgggaaccagctttgtgagttcaccgatatacatacatacatatatatatatatagatttatatacatatatgagtACTCTAACAATCTATTAATTTTTGCACACATAAAGAACGTCGACATTCCTGCACAACATCAAggatgaaatcattaaagacaGCGTCGCTTCAGAAAAAGAGTGCACGGACGGAGATGATCACAACAGACGCACATGTTAGCAAGTTGGGTGGACAATCAAGACGTGTGCACTGGAGGGAGAACACTGGTAGCAAGACATTCTGACAGCCACCGGAATGTCTTgcaattttccagatgctttcgcccaataaaagcctatcggcttaataaTGGAAATTTTCATAGCAAAATATTCTtgagaaaaacaaaagaaattacATTTTAGGGGTGCAAGCGCCCATAAAGAACGTTGGCATTAGTGCAAACAATAAAAATATCTGTAGAATCCAAAACCAAACTAAAATTCTTTTAACTTAGACTAGAATTTAATTGCCAACAAAATGGTCAAAACCTAAATACCTATCAAAGTGAACAAAGACGTTGCAGACTCAAAGTAAtcatgtccacaaatagttaaataacataactAAAGTAGCAACCCTGCAAGCAAACGGGAGGAGAAAATAAGCAcactataaaaaaatgcattacaaaacaaaaacaaaaattaaaaaaccagAGCTTACCTTCTTACTCAACAACTATATGCAACCTTATGAGGAAATTTGTAGACCGAAATATTgccgacaacaacaaaacaaattagattttagggttccaAGCGGCCATAAAGAGACTAAATAAAACACGAACTTACCATGCAAATTTaaacagttaaagaacataaacaaataaacaaccctgcaagcacacagAAGCAAAAAATCATTCAAGCCATCAAGCTCACAAAGGAACCCAATAAAACAGACACAACCAAAACAAAACCTAAGTCAACGACTCTAAACTGAGACAGCACCGTCAAAAATTGCTTGCAAACTGGAAGTAGCCACCCCCACAAACAATTAAAACAACAGAGAGAAAGCAACAACCCTACAAGCAAACGGGAGGAGAAAATAAGCGGACTATAAACAAAATGCATTACAAAAGGAAAacacatttaaataaaatgaaaccttACCTTCAAATTGAAACCATTCATGCTGTCAAACTCACAAAGAAACCCAGTAAAACAATGACAACGAGAACAAAACCTAACCAGTAAAACAGTGACAACAAGAACAAAACCTAACAAATTTCCAAAGCAAAAATTACAGAGCGcaaaaaacataaacaaacaaacaacaaatTCAAATAGTTAAAGAGCATAAACAAAGAAACAACCCTGCAACCACACAAAAGCAGAAACCATTCAAGCCATGAAGCTCACAAAGGAGCCGAATAAAATAGCGATcgaacttaccttgcaaattcaaagcaTGCACGGCGTGAAACTCACAAAGCAGCCTTGAAAATCTAGAGGAGTGTCCTCTATGTGATGTCTAGGTGTAGAAGTATGTACATTCTCATCAAAATAATTGCCATTTAAAGTTGAggaagaatatttttcatcataacCAAGTTGATAAAAATTCTCTAAATAACTATCATTGTGTCATAGTATGTCCAAAGTGATGATGGAGAAGTGATAGGAATATCCTCAAATGCTCCTTAGAATGAAAACCTCATGAGTGATGGGATGAATAAGCCTGTAGCCCTTGACACAATTTGCAtactaaataaatatataaatatttctaTATGGATCCATAGCCTCATAGTTTTTTTATAAAAAGGTAGGCCCATGAAGAGGAGTTGAACCCACTAAGATGATTCACTAATGGTTTCCAATCGTTCCAAGATTGGATGGGAATTTTCCAATCATACCTTAATGAACAATATAGTTCTAAATATATAATTCATAGTTGATGCCTTCCACCCTATGAGATGGTGCCAAAGATTTAGAGTATATCATACAATTATTCATCTCTTTCAATTACTTATTTTTTATTCTACAACTTAATTCTACTATGAAATGTGgggaattatgtattttaattCAATCAATTTAGAAGCACAAAACTACTCAAATTTATGCTGATATATTCTCCCTTACTATCTATtcatacaataataacaaaatttccTTGATTGCTTCTCTAGAAATCCTTTGAATTCCAAATATGACTTAAAAATTTTAGATTGTATTTGAGTAATACACAAAGGTTTACCTagaaatattattaattattaattaaattttgatttgcaattgATTTTCTCAAAAGCCTTTGTAGAAAAGACAATGCAATTCTATAATGGTTTGTCAAATTTTGGCTCAAGTCCTAAAACTAGGTTTTGACTTATAGTTCAATTTTCACCTAGTTATTTGATAAGGTGAGTCAAGGTTTGGATTTTAACAAGGTATTTAAGAATGAATCATCTTCAAAGAATACAAGTTTTCTTTTAGTTTTGGTTATAAAACAAGGTATCTGTCACAGGGGCTTTGAAGGAACGccatggaccactgagagggggggtgaatcagtggtaataaaAAACATTAACTAATCAAAATGATTTAAACTCGAATCTCATAAATCAATAAGCTATGAGCAGAGATATTAAACTAATcaacacacacacataagaggcaaacccataacacaagatatacgggaaaacccattgtgggaaaaaacctcggtgagaaatgttgttggagtctactgctccaatccaaccttacAAATAAatctgattacaaagtttagggcaccaacccaagtagAACCAAACCCTGAAGTTTAGGTGcatcaacccaaaggagcaccaacctctagcattttatgggcaccaacccaaaagaGCACTTACCCCTGCTCTAAGCAAACACTCAGATATTTACAAAGAACAAA
This genomic stretch from Cryptomeria japonica chromosome 8, Sugi_1.0, whole genome shotgun sequence harbors:
- the LOC131078527 gene encoding replication protein A 70 kDa DNA-binding subunit C-like produces the protein MEEQKGLELKNMLSNDSVIILALRNYRVGYFNGKLINITTATTLHINPTFPEAELLTLRGKDPLLVVLFVAETIHIDGKYSRMTISSICEQMSIKLETIQTTLLAILRFVNVTDQNFYYAACPLIVNGRPCKKKCTQQVDDSWFCSRCQMTMQDCNYSYLLPLKLQDATSTLWATAFDEGSIHLLHKTAKQLCALQNDVTTTKTTSSVIKRLLSCHYSFTLLVSNEAYNSETKMKVTVNKVAHVDFKAECHALLVETGRLSTQA